From Vigna angularis cultivar LongXiaoDou No.4 chromosome 11, ASM1680809v1, whole genome shotgun sequence:
AGACAAGACAATTCAACATCATGAATGGTGAATCAAGgttacaaaatttttatccAATCTATCATGGAGTGAATACTATATATTCGACGGCAGCCATCAgtgggaaagaaattaaattttccCTGGAGAGGACTGAAAATTCAACCCTCCCTCCCATCATCAGTGCCATTGAAATTTACAGAGTAATAGACTTACAGAAACCAGAAACATTCCAAGGAGATGGTAAGCCACGAAACTATAGTATTTTAAatccatttcttttgtttacCTTATTGTGCATGATCTTAACTaccttttacaatttttttattatcatttcaaaCAAAGTTGATGCGATTACTACCATCAAGTCAGTTTATTCGTTGAAAAGAGATTGGCAAGGCGATCCGTGCGCCCCTTCAGCCTATTTGTGGAATGGTCTCAATTGTTCTGATCACGGAAATGATTCTCCAAGAATCACAACTCTGTAAGTCCTCATTATCAAATgttacataattattatttaattataattgttcaataacttttttctttaattataattttacaaaacgaATGGTTAAATTACAAATTCATTTCCCATAAGTCATACAAATAAGATATTTTGATACCttgcaataaatatttttcaaaagataatataagATGAATTATTtgaccattttattattattatggtaAATATGAAgtaaatcattttaataaaccatttttaatagatttaattaagttttaagtataTTTCAGTTTTGGATCTTTTTAATTGAATCtctaataataatttctttgttTCATTGAATGCTCAATTTGTTTcctaaaattttctatttattgtgttttctatttttacccGTCAACATAATGATATAATTGTTACTTCTATCTTTTCCACTCAAACTCAATCAAATCACATCTTCTTTGTCCAGTCTCCTCCACCTCACCGGTCAATTcatttttagaaagaaaaggaaTGAGTTTACCGATAAGttgaaaaacattgaaaaacaCTACACGTTAACTCATCTTATTAGTGGCAAAAATCAAAAGACACGGTGattagataaaattttaaaaatatacatattttaagcattcaatgaaaaaaaaatgtatgataaacttaattaaaacttaGTTAAGTGATGAAATGCTACTGTTCATATGGAAAACAGGAATTTATCTTCCAGTGGATTGTCGGGAAAGATTGACCCTTCAATTTCAAATCTCACCATGCTGGAGAAATTGTGAGTTTATCTGTTTCACCTGGTCAAATGAATCATGataccagaaaaaaaaaaaatcatattttatttctttttattctttcatacatGTACTTATTTGCTAAGAAGTCTTACAGTACATGCGTCAAGACATACTTAAAAGAGGTAGTTATTTGGTTTCCAGGGATTTATCAAACAATAGCTTAAACGGTGAAATTCCTGATTTTCTGTCACAACTACAACACTTGAAGATCTTGTAAGTTCCTTCATTGGTTCTTCCTGTGATCCCCTCTATCAAAATATAGAAAGTTTACTATGTTTCCAATTTGTTTTTGCAGAAACTTAGAGAAGAATAACCTCTCCGGTTTAATTCCCTCAGCACTTCATAGGGATTCCCTCACACTAAGGTATACATCTGACACCCATGACCTATGTCTTCTCATAGTCAGTTGTTGATTCTACTGAATATCTCGGCGCAAGTTACACGAATTGAAGTATCTATTGAAAATTCTTATGACTGGGAGTTAAAATATAAACCTACTGTGAATTTATCGCAGTGTGGACCAAAATCCATATCTATGTGAACCTGATCAATGcaacaagaagaaaaacaagaaaaacaatagCATTGTTACACCCTTGGTAGCATCTGTTGGCGGGGTTTTGATTCTTCTGGTAGCAGTGGCAGCTATATTTTGGACCGCTAAAAGGAGAAAAGTGAAAGGTGATGCTACAATCGTTTAGattcgtaattttttttttataattttccagataaatttagttttttaaagaACTGTTGTATGACATTCAACAGCTCTGACGGTAGAAAAGGATCAGAGTGAGAAATCACCGCAATACACTGACCAAGATGATTCATCACTGCAATCCCAAAAACAGATATATGCATACTCTGACATCGTTAAAATCACCAACAATTTCAATACAGTTGTTGGTAAAGGAGGGTTTGGAACAGTTTATCTGGGCTATATCGAAGACACTCCAGTTGCAGTGAAAATGCTTTCCCCATCTTCTGTTCGTGGTTACcaacaatttcaaacagagGTAAGCTTTTTAACACATTATACTAAGTTCCTGAACGCAGCAAttaatatactaaattaaaacattgtTGACATTTTGATTTACAGGTTAAACTTCTTATGAGAGTTCATCACAAAAATTTGACCTCCCTTGTTGGTTACTGTAATGAAGGAACCAATAAGGGTCTCATATACGAGTACATGGCTAACGGAAACTTACAAGAACATCTCTCTGGTTTGCACccaaacaaatattttgttgtttaaaatataGCAATAAATTTCCAAACTTCGTGGATATGGATATTTCTTCATTGGACAATTTTACTAGTCATATGACTAACATTTAGTGAACCAAAAGTATGTACAAAAAGTGATAGAACTTGATTACGCAGGTAAACGAAGCAAAAGAAATTTCTTCAGCTGGGAAAAGAGACTTCGTATAGCAGTGGATGCAGCCTCAGGTAAGAAAGTACACCAATaatattcttttcttaattcttcATTCCTCTctaaatatatagttttggcCTCAGGATTGGAGTATCTGCAAAATGGTTGTAAGCCACCAATATTCCACAGAGACATAAAATCTACAAACATCTTGTTGAATGAAAACCTCCAAGCAAAATTATCTGATTTTGGTCTATCCAAAATTATCCTAACAGATGGGGAAACTCATGTGTCAACTGTTATTGCTGGTACTCCTGGTTATCTAGACCCTGAGTGAGTCCATCAATTATACTTTCTTAGAAAATTTAGTAATTCTATCTGAATGTTTATGTTCACAAACTTCTAGCAGAAAATAAATTGAGTTGCATTCTGTCCTACAGATACTACCTAACCAATAGATTAACAAAGAAGAGCGACGTTTACAGCTTTGGTGTTGTGCTTTTAGAGATAATCACAAGTCAACCAGTGATGGCGAAGAATCAAGAAAAAACCCACATAAGTGAATGGGTTAGGTCCTTGATTGCAAAAGGTGATATCGATGCCGTTGTTGACTCAAGGTTGGAAGGAGATTTTGACAGTAACTCAGTTTGGAAAACTGTAGAAATAGCAACGGCATGTGTATCTCCAAATCCCAACAGAAGGCCAATCATAAGTGTGGTGGTGACTGATCTGAAAGAGTCTTTAACAATGGAATTAGCTCGAACTGAAGATAGAAGCACTAATACAAGTTATTCAGTTAAACAGGTCATCAGGAATCTGAATACAGAATCTCTTCCCCAGGCCAGATAAACGGTTGCCCAATGTAAGATGATTATAGTCATACTGTAACGTAACACATGAGATTGTTTGAAGATGAAAATTGCTAGGATTTGCTGGTGAATGAAATGGAGTTgcaaatagaagaaaaaaataaataatcaggAATGAAATTTCTGCTGCTATATTGGAAGGTTCCCCTTTCAGATTTTGGTTGgttttatatatagatatatatatacaaaaattaataactatGATGGAAATAAAGGAAACAAAAAGCCTTGGAGTTTCAGATATTCAGGTAAAGCTGGTTACCATGTTAAGATGAGTATTGGATTGGTGAGTATTGCAATGTAAGAATGAGATCAAGCAAAAATCATCTCAaacctctctttttcttttctattgtaatttttgaattattatatatcaatttttcaattttaaattttgcataattttttatttataaaaatagatagACTAGAAATAGAAACGACATCTCTTATCTCAATAACACCAAAGATAGGAATATGAAAGTGATTACTTAcattattataaatgtaaatgagttaaaaattttatattaaatagaaatgagaatagtaaatttttatgattttaaatcaTTAGTGATATTAGGTTTTCTACATCAACAATTCATAAGTCTCATAAGGATAAATCTATTCTAATTATTCTGTATCTCTCCTAATAATATGTTAACACACCTTTAGAATGGTGAATCTCCTTAATCTAGATAGTACATAGATGCTTTAATTTACATgcaactttttttaatgtacTGTTTCATTAGAAACTAgtaagagaatatatatatatcaatcaCTATTATAAATTGAAACAAGGATAGAAGTCAAATGTAATCATATCTCAAttacaatattataaattataatatttaattctacATTTTACCATtcacttatttattattattattattgacaatcacatataaaatcttttaaataaaaaacgaCATAAAATTATGTGATTTACAAAATATCCTTCGTTTTAAAGCTCTTTCATTTGAatccttttgttatttttaagaaaCCATAAATTTCAACAAGCATACTGACAACAATTTTATATCATCTGTTATTTTACAATGAACAAACTTTTAAATTGGTCATTCAAAATATTGATTTTCCAAATTTGTGTCTCCTAAAATTGTTCCACAGATAACAAAAGATTATTAATGTAATAACTatccagattttttttttcaatcgtTTTCTTCGAATATATAAAGTATTTCCATGATTATCTTGAATTATAGAGCAACTAAAATATGACATAAAAGACGTAAAATGTTGTTATGGGTAATACTTTggtaatgaattaatttttttaacggCTTAATTTGTTGACTAAAATCTTGAAAGATTAATACGATGAGGCATATGATTTTAGAGACCGGGGTttgcttttcttatttttaacatatttttaaaagtaacatCCTTAAGACTTAGTAAACACGAGGAAGACAAGTATATATTcccatgtatatatatattacaccAACATGGTCGTTATTGGATTATTTCTCCCTTATATGTGacaatttatttcatattaaagATAGTTGTCATATTAATTCCCACGACTTTTTCTGCACTGT
This genomic window contains:
- the LOC108333708 gene encoding probable LRR receptor-like serine/threonine-protein kinase At1g51880, translating into MGMSSSFLVTFVGIIVLVILIQAKGQPGFISIDCGAPEDVTYTESTTGINYTSDANLINTGVSKSIETNLKQQYQRQMWTVRSFPEGKRNCYKISVTRASKYLIQTTFLYGNYDGRNMLPQFDLLLGPNRWDTVTIDDASTDQSNEIIHVTSMDYVQICLVDTGNGTPFISAIKFRTLKKNTYVTQLGSLQLYNLLRCDLGSNKFHRYPDDIYDRYWYSGSYWNACNFGENWKPLNASIPDDSLSQTDYKPGATIMSTAVEPQNDSAPLVIRWEPEHETDEFYVYMHFTEIQVLTTNQTRQFNIMNGESRLQNFYPIYHGVNTIYSTAAISGKEIKFSLERTENSTLPPIISAIEIYRVIDLQKPETFQGDVDAITTIKSVYSLKRDWQGDPCAPSAYLWNGLNCSDHGNDSPRITTLNLSSSGLSGKIDPSISNLTMLEKLDLSNNSLNGEIPDFLSQLQHLKILNLEKNNLSGLIPSALHRDSLTLSVDQNPYLCEPDQCNKKKNKKNNSIVTPLVASVGGVLILLVAVAAIFWTAKRRKVKALTVEKDQSEKSPQYTDQDDSSLQSQKQIYAYSDIVKITNNFNTVVGKGGFGTVYLGYIEDTPVAVKMLSPSSVRGYQQFQTEVKLLMRVHHKNLTSLVGYCNEGTNKGLIYEYMANGNLQEHLSGKRSKRNFFSWEKRLRIAVDAASGLEYLQNGCKPPIFHRDIKSTNILLNENLQAKLSDFGLSKIILTDGETHVSTVIAGTPGYLDPEYYLTNRLTKKSDVYSFGVVLLEIITSQPVMAKNQEKTHISEWVRSLIAKGDIDAVVDSRLEGDFDSNSVWKTVEIATACVSPNPNRRPIISVVVTDLKESLTMELARTEDRSTNTSYSVKQVIRNLNTESLPQAR